A stretch of the Bradyrhizobium sp. CCBAU 53351 genome encodes the following:
- a CDS encoding TetR/AcrR family transcriptional regulator translates to MAKTSSKKTSPHAAIGDDESARGRLLSAASHLFCKNGINATGIDAIIEEAGTAKTTLYKLFGSKTNLVNAVLESEGKQWREWFIAAMEEGGGDAQAKLARIFPALKSWFGEERFYGCPFINAVGEHDKDAKQFRNIALKHKKIVLGHIEKLAGELGSNEPVVLAHQLGLLIDGAIVAAMVSRDPGVADTAALAAGPLLGQAKTKKRRGAEHLEAV, encoded by the coding sequence ATGGCCAAGACGTCATCGAAGAAGACCTCGCCCCACGCCGCCATCGGCGACGACGAATCCGCGCGCGGGCGCCTGCTCAGCGCCGCATCGCATCTGTTCTGCAAGAACGGAATCAATGCCACCGGTATCGATGCGATCATCGAGGAGGCCGGCACCGCGAAGACCACGCTCTACAAGCTGTTCGGCTCCAAGACCAACCTCGTCAACGCAGTGCTGGAGAGCGAAGGCAAGCAGTGGCGCGAATGGTTCATCGCCGCCATGGAGGAAGGCGGCGGCGACGCGCAGGCCAAGCTGGCGCGCATCTTCCCGGCGCTGAAGAGCTGGTTTGGCGAAGAGCGCTTCTACGGCTGCCCCTTCATCAACGCCGTCGGCGAGCACGACAAGGACGCCAAGCAGTTCCGGAACATCGCGCTGAAGCACAAGAAGATCGTGCTCGGCCACATCGAGAAGCTCGCCGGCGAGCTCGGATCAAACGAGCCGGTCGTGCTCGCGCATCAACTCGGCCTCCTCATCGATGGCGCGATCGTCGCCGCGATGGTGTCGCGCGATCCCGGCGTCGCCGATACGGCCGCGCTCGCTGCGGGCCCCCTGCTCGGTCAGGCAAAGACGAAGAAGAGGCGCGGGGCGGAGCATTTGGAGGCGGTGTGA